CGGTACGTGCAAGCGTACATCGAAGCGACCAAGATCGCCCTCACCGACCCGGAAACCACCAAGCAAGTGATCGGCAAATGGACCAAGACTGAAAACAAAGAGGACCTCGACGAAACCTACAACACCTATGCGAAAGCGTGGGAGCAGGCGCCCTACGTCTCAACTTCAGCGATGCAGGCGGTGCTCAACTACGCGATCAACCCCGCCGCCAAAACCGCCAAACCGGAGCAGTTCATCGACAACTCGTTTGTCGCCGAGTTGGAAAAATCCGGTTTCATCAAGGAACTGTATAAGTAGAGGGAAAAGACTCTCTCACCACGGAGGACACGGAGCACACGGAGGAAAGAAATATCGTTTTCCGAACTCCGTGCCCTCCGTGTCCTCCGTGGTAAGTTAATTCCTCCACGACAAGCAGGCTGCCCCCTTGGACTTCGGCTTCACCCCAGCACAGCAAGCGCTCATCGAGCGCGTCAGCGCCTTGGCCAAGGAGCGCATGGCGCCACGGGCGGCACAGTACGACGCCGACTTCGCCATGCCGGCGGATGATCTCCTCGACATCCACCGCGAAGGCTGGCTGCTCGCCAACCTCGATAAAAAACGCGGTGGCTTGGGCTTCGGACTTTACGGCGACGATCCGCTGAGCTTCTTTCTCATCGACGAGCATCTTGCTTACGGCAATCCATCCACGGCGCACTGCTTTCAAGTGCACAACAACGGCCTGATGATGATCGACGCCATGGCCAGCGACGAGCAAATTCAAAAGTGGATCGAACCGACGATAAACCGCGGCGCCTTACTCCCCGGCGCCGGCGCCGAACCCTTGGGCGTGCCTCCAACAGCGGCGAAAAAAGTCGCCGGCGGTTATCTGCTCAGCGGCACCAAACATTACGCCACCAATGCAAGCATGGCGGAATGGCTCTGGATCGGCCGCATCGCGTCCGACTTCCATCCCAAGCCGATCATGTGCATGCTCCACAAAGACACGCCTGGTTTAACCATCGACACAGAAGCCTGGCGTCCCACCGGCATGCGCGCCTGCGTCAGCCCATGGCTGTACTTGAAAGATTGTTTCGTGCCGGAAGAAAACCTGCTCGGCCGTCCGGGGCAATTTCTCGACGAGAACTGGATGGGGAAAATAAACTTCGCCTTCACTGCGAATTATTTGGGCTCGGCGCGCGCCATGTACGACTGGGCGCTGGCCTACATTCGCGAACGCGGCGGTGGTAAAGACTCTTATCGACAATTGCGCTTCGGCGAGTTGAAAGCCATGCTCGACGCCGCCCGGCTGACCCTCTACACCGCCGTGCGCATGTTCAAAAAAAATTCCAACGAAGCGATGATCGCCGCCCACCAAGCGAAATGGCTGGCCAAAGAAATGTTAGAAAAGATGATCTGGAGCACGGCTGAAATCTGCGGCTCGACAGCGCTGTTCGTCAAACATCCGCTGGAGCGTTTCTACCGCGACATGCATTTGCACATGATGCACGGCCGCCACGACATCGCCGCCCAGATCGTCGGCGCGTCGGAACTCGGCGAGCCGTTCGATACCAATCGGAATCACTAGCCGGCTGCTGAAAAACCTTTCGGAGGCCTTCGACAAGCTCAGGCCGAACGGAGAGGGAATTGAATTAGCTGAGAAAAATCCGTTCATGCTGAGCCTGTCGAAGCATGTTCCGCTTTTTTCAGCAGCCTGCTAGCGGAATGGGATCTCCTGTAGGGGGACCCTATGTGGTCGCCCGTCCGAGCGGGCGGACACGCAGGTCCTCCCCTACGTAAACGTGTCGTTGAAGCGAGATCGAACCACTACCGACGCCTTTCGGAAATCCAATCTTCACCGTCCGATCTCTTTCAGCGCCGCCCGCGCGAAGGAAAAATCTCTCACTTCGTCCAACGGCCGTTTCTTTTCGCCGATGCGCTCGATAATCGACTCGATCTCCGCGTCGGTCATGGTGCCGTCGCGATTCAGCGTCTTTAACTCGGCGTCATAGGAGTGTTCGGCGATGTCAATCGGTTGGGGCAGCCACTTGATCAGAGTTTGAATCGCGTCCTGGCGGTTTTCGACAATGTGATAGTGCGCCCGCAATAGCGCCTTGAGCGTGCGCCGGACAATCTGGGGATTCTCCTTGATCAAACGATCCGAGGTGAGCATGCCGGCGGAAGGAAGGCCGATTTCCGGCGGTCCGAGCAGCGCGTTGTAACCCATTTTGCGCAGCATTAGATCGTGCGGTGGCGCGACGCAGATCGCCTCCACCACGCCGCTGACTAGCGCCTGCATGCGCACCGGCCCATCGCCGATAGCGACGGCTTGTAACAGATTGGTGTTGAAGCCTTTGGCTTGGAGCATCTCTTCGGCGACCAATTGATCCGTGCCTTTGATCGTCGCCACGCCGATTTTTTTGCCTCGAAGCTGCTGCACGTCCTTGATCTCCGGCCGCACCATCACGTAGTAGGGCCCTTTCTTGATATGCACGAAGACCAGTTTCATTGGAAAACCCTGCAAGACGCCGCGAAACGTGCTGGTGAATGGTGTGGCGAAAGACACGTCGCCGTTGACCACGGCGGTGGCGCCGAGCCGCGGATTCATCTGAATGATCTCGACGTCCAAACCTTCGGCTTTGAAGAAACCTTTTTGCAGCGCCATATATTGCGGCAATGCCGAGCTGCTTCGGCTGGCGTAGGCGATACGCACTTTCGGCGGCGCTTCCGCGCTCAACGCCATTGTCGCGATGCCAAGGATGCCGGTCAGAATGAAAACGATCGCGCCCTGAGTTTGCATAGTAAATCCTTACTGAATCCCCATCTCTTTTTGCACTTCTCTCAACAAGGTGTAATCCACCAACCGCTCCGGCGGAAAGTCGACGTTCTTGCCCACCGCCGTGCCGAGGGTGTCGATCATATTGCGCAAGCCTTTGTCAGTGGCCAAACCGTTCTCGCTCATCGCCGGCAACAGCGAAGTATAAACTTTGTCCGCCACCGCTTCTTGGAGCTTGTAATCCTTAGCGATGAAGCGAACCGTATCAGCGCGGTTTTTCAAAGTGAACTGCAATCCGCGCAGGGTACCGCGCAGTAGCCGTTTAATCAGGTCGCGCTTGTTCTTCAACGTCGCATCGGAAACCGTAAAACCGCTCTGGGGAAATTCCAGAAAGTCGCCGGTGTAAGCCAGCACCCGCAAGCCCATCTGCTCGGCGTAAATGTTGAACGGCGGCGACAGCGTGGTCGCGTCCATGGAGCCGGCCTTCAAACCTTGCAAGCGCGTCGCCGTCGAGCCGGCGACGATGCGCTTGATATCTTTTTCCGGATCGAGCTTGCCGCTCTGGGCGTAAACTTTCATCGCCAAGTCGGTGTCGCTGCCGAAAGAGCTGATGCCGACGATCTTGCCGCGCAGATCCGCCGCGCTGCGAATCTCCGGCTTGGCGACGACGTAAAACGTCGGTTTCTTGAACAACCAGATCACCGTGCGCACCGGCACGTTCTGGCTGGCGATCACCCGCGACGCCGTGCCGACGCAGCCGCTCGCTTGCAGATCGCCGGTGAGCAACGCCGTCACCGCGACATCGCACTTGGTATTGAGCAATTTGACGTCGAGCCCGAGCTCGCGAAAAAAGCCCCGCTCAATGGCCAGATCGAAGTGAAAAAAATTTAGGCTCTTGCCCGGATTGCCGATGAAGACTTCCTGGCTCCGGCCCCACCCCGGAAGAGTAAGCATTACAAACAATGCAAGCAGGATTCCTTTAGTCATGCGCACCCCACCCTGGAGTGATGGAGTACTGGAGTGTTGGGGCCGGAAACCCATCACTCCACCACTCCATTACTCCATCACTCCAATCTTCAAAGCGCATAAAACGCGCGTGGGTTGTCGTAAAGAATTTTCTGCTTGAGCGGCGCCGGGATGTCGCTGCGCATGTTGATGGCGTTGACGAACTGATCTTCCCGCGACGGATCGCTGTGCGGATAGTCCGAACCGATGAGTAAATGATCGTCGCCCATGCATTTGGCGATGTAGGGAATATCTTCGTCGGCTTCGCAGGCGATGAACAGCCGGTACTCGCGAAACAATTCGGCGCTCGATGCGTATTTAAACTTGTCTTTTAGCAATCGGCGAATGATGTGCATCAAAAACGGCGCCCAGCCCGCCGCCGCTTCGATGAAACCGAAACGCAGACCGGGAAACTGTTCGGGAATTTTATTAGCGACCAAATCGCGAAAGGCCAACAGCGGCATCACCCGGGTGTGGCCGAAGGTGTGGTTGCGCGACAGATCGAACATCTCCAAGACTTGCCTGACGCCGCAGCCGGTGTGCACGCAGATCGATAGATTGTGTTTCTGCGCCTCTTCGTAAACTGGAAAGAGATAAGGATTTTCGAGAGTGTACTCGCCCTCGATGCCGCGAAAGAAAATCCCCACCGCGCCGTTCTGCTTGGCGAAACGGATTTCGTCCAGCGCCACGTTCATAGTCTGAAACGGCAACACCGCCACCCACGTCATACGCCCGTTCGACTGGGCACAGGCCTGGGCGAGGAAACGGTTGTAAGCGCGGCACAGCGCCACTTCCAGTTCTTTGTCCTTGGTATTATAAACCAAAAACAGCGTCGGATAGACGATCTGCAACGCCGTGTTGAGCTTATCCATATCCGCCAGCCGGCCTTTGATATCGGTCATCTCGCGGGTCGCCGGCGCCGAGTCCTTGCGGCCGACTTGGACCTGCTGTTCCGACGGCGTCACCAGCGCGAAGCTGCCCTTGCCCGCCGGCTTGGGATAGATCTCGCCGTCGATGAGCCAGAAAGCATTGCGATTGCCGTACCAAGTATCTTCCGGCACCGATAACATCACCGGCCGGCGCGGCTGCATCGCACGATCCATTAATGCCCACATCGCCGCGCCCTCTGAGATATGCGTGTCCGCGTCAATAATTCCCTGCATGGTTTACCTCCAGAACTTTAGCTCTTCAGGCTTCCTTTTGGCTCACCGCGGAGGCGCGGAGGGTTCGGAGTAAAGAGGTTTTGATTAAAAAACATTCCGAACTCTGTGAACTCTGTGCCTCTGTGGTGAATACTTCTTCACTGGAAACCCGGAAGGGGCACAACTTTTAACCGTCTCAACCCGTCTAAAACAGATCATGCTCAACCGATAAATAAAGAAACGCGCCATGATTGTCGGCCTTGCGGTTGAGCCCGATGGGCGAGGCCGCGCCGACGACGATTTGCAATTTCTCCTCATTGACGATCGCCGTGCGCAATCCCGGCGAAAGGATCGGTTTGAAAGCGCGCTCTGTGCGGCCGGCGTCGTTGAGCGTCTGCTCGAAGTTGCCTATCCATTCGAGCATCAAGTGAAAGCGCGAGAACAGCGCGTAAATGCCGCTGGCGCCGACATTGTAAGAGACTAATGAATGTTTCCCGGTCGGCCCATGCACATGCGGCAGCGCGGTCAAGCCGAAGTTGGCGTGGGTCGCGATTCTATCGGTCCATTTTTTGCTGAACGGCAGATTAACCTGGTAACCGACGACGTTGTTGCCGGTGCCGGTTTTGCGATCGCCGGTCGGTAGAATCAAACTCAAACGCGGCGCAATTGCCGGCTTGGCGTCGTCCTCCATGAGCAACTGGTAACGATAATTGAGCAAGATATCTCCCACTCCCGAAACCCGCTCGCCGCCGTCATGTAAATGATACGACGGAATCGTGTAGGAGAACTGATGATCCTGGGAAAAAATCGGCCACTCCTGCGTGAAGCTAAACGTCCATCCGGGCCGGCGCGAGTCGTGATTATACGTGAAACCGAAGATATGCTGAATCACTCCCAGCTCTTGGTTGTAAGCCTCTTCGATTAGAAAACTATTATCTTCGATCACGTCGATCGGTCTCTCCGCAGCCAACGACAAACCGCCCAATCCACACAGAGCCATCAGCAACAAGCCACCGATTAAGTTTTGCCCCATCAATCCTCCGCCACCGAGAAAGCTTTATTGAAAATAGCGCAAATCGATCAATTGTTGAACTGTGAGTGCCTTGGCTTTAGGATTTTCTTTGGCGACGCCTTCCAAGACGATCTCCATGCCTTTGAGCGTCGGCTTACCATCGTCGGGCGTGGCGCGCAGCGAGCCGTCATAAACCACTTCGCCCATGCGGTTGTCGGGAAGTTTGCTCAAAGCGACGATCTTTTTAACCGCTTCAGTGCGATGACTTTTGTAATAACGCAGCGACTCGATGTAGGCGCGCAGAAACGTCCGCACGGTTTGCGATTGGCTATCGAGATAATCGTCCCGCGCGACAAAATTCACATGGGGAAACTCGATGCCCTTTTCGATAAAATCGAGCAGCACGCCGTAGCCCATGGTCTGCGCCACCACCGCTTCTTCAGGACTAAGCACAGTCGCGGCGATGGCACCGCTCTTCATCGCCACCAGCCGCGCCTGGGAACCGCCGATTTGCAGGATCTGCACATCGTTCACCGGCAAGCCGAATTGATTCAGCGCCAAGCGCACGACATAGTCGGTGTTGCTGCCGAAGCGGCTGATGCCGATCTTTTTACCCTTGAGCTGCTCGGCGCCGCGAATGCCGCCGACGGCGACGAAGGTGTAAGGTAACAGATTGATCACGCCGCCGATGATTTTGATTTTCGCTCCCTGAAGAACCGCATTAGCCACCGGCGGCCCGCCGGTCATCAAAAGATCGAGGCTCTTGCCGATCAACGCTTGCAATGACAACGAGCCGCCGGGAATGAAAATCATTTCCAACGATAAATTGTGCTTCTTAAAAATCCCCACGTCTTGGCCCAAAGCAAGCGGCGCGACGCCGCCGAAACCGTTGAAGGCGATACGCACGGGCGTCGTCTGCGCCGAAGATTCGCAAACGCAAATCAGCAGCAACAACACGATGAAAATCGGCCGACGAAGCATTTTTCGTTATCCTAGTTCCACAACGAAATGCCCATGCGCAGCTTGCCATGCTCCAAATCGTCCAACGCTTCGTTGATCTGCTCGTAGCGATAGCTCTTGGTGATCAAATTTTTTAATTCGATGCGCCCCTGCTGGGCCATCTGAAATACTTCATCGACATCGTTGGCCTGGCGGCTCGATACGCCGGTGATGGTGATTTCTTTGGTAACGAAGTTGCCGCTGCTGATGGTAAACGGCCCGCTGCCCAAGCCGCCGATGATCGTCGCCGTGCCGCCCGGCCGGGTCGCCTGAATGATTTGATCGGAAGTTTTGCCGTTGCCGATCGCCTCGAAAGATTTATCGACGCCTCCAGCAGTGAGTTTGATCACCGCCTTGACCGGATCTTCGGCGCTGGCGTTGATCGTATGCGTCGCGCCGAAACTTTTCGCCGCGGCTAGCTTATCTTCGGCGATATCGACGGCGATGATCGGATAGGCGCCGAAGCATTTGAGGAATTGAATCGTATTGAGGCCGATGCCGCCGCAGCCGATCACCAGCGCCGATTCGTTGGGCTCCAACTTGCCGCGATGCTTCACCGCGTTGTACGCCGTGGTCACCCGGCAGCCGACCACGCTCGCCTCTTCCATCGAGATGCCATCGGGAATTTTAAAAATCATATACGCCGGCACCGAAACGTATTGAGCGAAGCCGCCGACGTTCCAACGGGTCACCACCGTGCCGTCTTTCTTTTTCAGATTGGGCGGCGCCGGCCGGCGTTCGCAGAGATTTTCATGGGCGGATAAGCAATAGCGGCACCGGCCGCATTTGTAGCGCATGCCGATGATCACCCGGTCGCCGACTTTGAAATCCTTACACTGCGCGCCAACTTGCTCGACCGTGCCCGCCACCTCGTGGCCGAGAATCGTCGGCGGCGTAAAGCGATTGCGCCCCTCGATGACTTTCAAATCGGTGTGGCACACGCCGCACGACACAACTTTGATCAACACGTCTTCATCGTGCACGTCCGGCATTTCCAGATCTTCGATCTTAAGCGGCTGGCGCGCTTCGTAGAGAATCGCAGCTTTCATGGGAGTTCCTTTCGCCACGGATAATGGAAAAGGCAACCCCAAGGGATTGCCCGAAGTAAAAAATGTTTTCTGTCTTACTTATGTCAGGCCAACGGTGACCGTCAAGGGAAACCGCAGGCGCCGAAAGCAAAGCCAAAGTTTTCGAACGGTCGATTAGGTCAAAGGCGTGATGAGAACGCTACCCCTTTCAACAACTCTGATTGTCAGCTCAGAGGCGTAGAGAAGAGACATGCCAACCAAGGGCACGAGATCGACCAGATCGACCGCGACCCGCCGCGGGCTGCCGTGCCAAATCACCGTAGCTTCATAGATATCGAACAAGGTCTCATTGCCGTCAGCCAACAGCGACCTGCCCCGGCGTCGCCATGGCAGTCTTAACGACGTAATAACCTGGGCGGGAAGAGTCAGTGAACCATCGAACCCCGTATCGATCACTGCGTGAATTTCTACTTCTTGACCGCTTGGCCCGCGCACATTTAGAACGATGACGGCTTCTCGGGCAGCAGTGACGATCCCCGTGATCATAGTTGCGGCGAGTGACCACGTGGACCGAAGCGCCGAACATAGCGAGAGCCAACACGCAGTAACCAAGTCTGTGCGTCGGGGTGTTTCGCTAGCAGGCGATCCGACGCGACCAGTTCGTCGCCGTCGATTTCGAAGGCTTCGGTTTGGATATCGATCGCAACAAACTTACCTTCATCCCCTGGCGAGAGCTGTGGCAAAACCATGCGCTGATAAATTTCATCGCCCCGCCTCGCGAACTCTTCCTTGCTAAAGAGCGGTTGTTGAGAACCCATATCATTCCTCCTTTTCGACCGTGCGGGTGGCAAACATGCTGAAATCATCGCACACAACGTAAGCTTCCGCTATTCTTCCCACAGATTGAGGCAGACAACTCCGCAGCGTGCAAAATCTTCCGTATTACGGGACACCATCTGAAGCTCATTGACCAAAGCGGTCGCGGCGATAAGACTATCGACGACTGGCAACGGCAACCCTCGCCGCTCCGACGCACCGGTGATCGTCCCCCAATGCGATGCAACGCGCGCGTCTATCGATAGCACGCGGCCAGTAAATCTTGCGGTCAGATCACGCCGAACCCAAGTCGTCAGTCTAGTCTTGCGAGCCGAAGCAGGCAGCTTTACGATCCCTTTTTCGAGTTCGCCAATCGTTAACGCACTCAGGTAAAGCGTCGATTCCTCCTGAGCGTCTATCCAGTTTACCACCTGACGGCGAGGACTTTTCTTTAC
Above is a genomic segment from Deltaproteobacteria bacterium containing:
- a CDS encoding ABC transporter substrate-binding protein, whose amino-acid sequence is MQTQGAIVFILTGILGIATMALSAEAPPKVRIAYASRSSSALPQYMALQKGFFKAEGLDVEIIQMNPRLGATAVVNGDVSFATPFTSTFRGVLQGFPMKLVFVHIKKGPYYVMVRPEIKDVQQLRGKKIGVATIKGTDQLVAEEMLQAKGFNTNLLQAVAIGDGPVRMQALVSGVVEAICVAPPHDLMLRKMGYNALLGPPEIGLPSAGMLTSDRLIKENPQIVRRTLKALLRAHYHIVENRQDAIQTLIKWLPQPIDIAEHSYDAELKTLNRDGTMTDAEIESIIERIGEKKRPLDEVRDFSFARAALKEIGR
- a CDS encoding acyl-CoA dehydrogenase — translated: MDFGFTPAQQALIERVSALAKERMAPRAAQYDADFAMPADDLLDIHREGWLLANLDKKRGGLGFGLYGDDPLSFFLIDEHLAYGNPSTAHCFQVHNNGLMMIDAMASDEQIQKWIEPTINRGALLPGAGAEPLGVPPTAAKKVAGGYLLSGTKHYATNASMAEWLWIGRIASDFHPKPIMCMLHKDTPGLTIDTEAWRPTGMRACVSPWLYLKDCFVPEENLLGRPGQFLDENWMGKINFAFTANYLGSARAMYDWALAYIRERGGGKDSYRQLRFGELKAMLDAARLTLYTAVRMFKKNSNEAMIAAHQAKWLAKEMLEKMIWSTAEICGSTALFVKHPLERFYRDMHLHMMHGRHDIAAQIVGASELGEPFDTNRNH
- a CDS encoding clan AA aspartic protease, giving the protein MITGIVTAAREAVIVLNVRGPSGQEVEIHAVIDTGFDGSLTLPAQVITSLRLPWRRRGRSLLADGNETLFDIYEATVIWHGSPRRVAVDLVDLVPLVGMSLLYASELTIRVVERGSVLITPLT
- a CDS encoding ABC transporter substrate-binding protein, which codes for MLRRPIFIVLLLLICVCESSAQTTPVRIAFNGFGGVAPLALGQDVGIFKKHNLSLEMIFIPGGSLSLQALIGKSLDLLMTGGPPVANAVLQGAKIKIIGGVINLLPYTFVAVGGIRGAEQLKGKKIGISRFGSNTDYVVRLALNQFGLPVNDVQILQIGGSQARLVAMKSGAIAATVLSPEEAVVAQTMGYGVLLDFIEKGIEFPHVNFVARDDYLDSQSQTVRTFLRAYIESLRYYKSHRTEAVKKIVALSKLPDNRMGEVVYDGSLRATPDDGKPTLKGMEIVLEGVAKENPKAKALTVQQLIDLRYFQ
- a CDS encoding amidohydrolase, producing MQGIIDADTHISEGAAMWALMDRAMQPRRPVMLSVPEDTWYGNRNAFWLIDGEIYPKPAGKGSFALVTPSEQQVQVGRKDSAPATREMTDIKGRLADMDKLNTALQIVYPTLFLVYNTKDKELEVALCRAYNRFLAQACAQSNGRMTWVAVLPFQTMNVALDEIRFAKQNGAVGIFFRGIEGEYTLENPYLFPVYEEAQKHNLSICVHTGCGVRQVLEMFDLSRNHTFGHTRVMPLLAFRDLVANKIPEQFPGLRFGFIEAAAGWAPFLMHIIRRLLKDKFKYASSAELFREYRLFIACEADEDIPYIAKCMGDDHLLIGSDYPHSDPSREDQFVNAINMRSDIPAPLKQKILYDNPRAFYAL
- a CDS encoding type II toxin-antitoxin system VapC family toxin → MSYLLDTCVVSELVKKSPRRQVVNWIDAQEESTLYLSALTIGELEKGIVKLPASARKTRLTTWVRRDLTARFTGRVLSIDARVASHWGTITGASERRGLPLPVVDSLIAATALVNELQMVSRNTEDFARCGVVCLNLWEE
- a CDS encoding transporter: MGQNLIGGLLLMALCGLGGLSLAAERPIDVIEDNSFLIEEAYNQELGVIQHIFGFTYNHDSRRPGWTFSFTQEWPIFSQDHQFSYTIPSYHLHDGGERVSGVGDILLNYRYQLLMEDDAKPAIAPRLSLILPTGDRKTGTGNNVVGYQVNLPFSKKWTDRIATHANFGLTALPHVHGPTGKHSLVSYNVGASGIYALFSRFHLMLEWIGNFEQTLNDAGRTERAFKPILSPGLRTAIVNEEKLQIVVGAASPIGLNRKADNHGAFLYLSVEHDLF
- a CDS encoding ABC transporter substrate-binding protein — its product is MGFRPQHSSTPSLQGGVRMTKGILLALFVMLTLPGWGRSQEVFIGNPGKSLNFFHFDLAIERGFFRELGLDVKLLNTKCDVAVTALLTGDLQASGCVGTASRVIASQNVPVRTVIWLFKKPTFYVVAKPEIRSAADLRGKIVGISSFGSDTDLAMKVYAQSGKLDPEKDIKRIVAGSTATRLQGLKAGSMDATTLSPPFNIYAEQMGLRVLAYTGDFLEFPQSGFTVSDATLKNKRDLIKRLLRGTLRGLQFTLKNRADTVRFIAKDYKLQEAVADKVYTSLLPAMSENGLATDKGLRNMIDTLGTAVGKNVDFPPERLVDYTLLREVQKEMGIQ